A single window of Streptomyces sudanensis DNA harbors:
- a CDS encoding lysine N(6)-hydroxylase/L-ornithine N(5)-oxygenase family protein, whose amino-acid sequence MSTPLDLIGIGLGPFNLGLACLTEPIAELDGLFLESKPDFEWHSGMFLEGAHLQTPFMSDLVTLADPTSPYSFLNYLKEKGRLYSFYIRENFYPLRAEYDDYCRWAAGKLRSVRFGTTVTRVEYDEASEVYAVHTDTGDTFRARHLVLGTGTPPYVPEACRGLGGDAIHNSRYMQSRDALKAKKSITVVGSGQSAAEIYHDLLSEIDVHGYRLNWVTRSPRFFPLEYTKLTLEMTSPEYVDYFHALPEETRYRLEAEQKGLFKGINGDLIDGIFDLLYQKSVETGGPVPTRLIANSSLETASYDEETGTYTLGLRQREQGKDYEIRTEGLVLATGYKYTVPDFLEPVRDRLTWDGRGRFDIARNYAIDVTGRGVFLQNAGVHAHSVTSPDLGMGPYRNSCIIRELLGTEYYPVEKSIAFQEFAV is encoded by the coding sequence TTGTCCACGCCTCTTGACCTGATCGGTATCGGACTGGGTCCGTTCAACCTGGGCCTGGCCTGCCTGACCGAGCCCATCGCGGAGCTCGACGGCCTGTTCCTGGAGTCGAAGCCGGACTTCGAGTGGCACTCGGGGATGTTCCTGGAGGGCGCGCACCTCCAGACGCCGTTCATGTCGGACCTCGTGACGCTCGCCGACCCCACCTCGCCGTACTCCTTCCTCAACTACCTGAAGGAGAAGGGCCGGCTGTACTCGTTCTACATCCGCGAGAACTTCTACCCGCTGCGCGCCGAGTACGACGACTACTGCCGCTGGGCCGCCGGGAAGCTGCGCAGCGTCCGCTTCGGCACGACCGTCACCCGCGTCGAGTACGACGAGGCGAGCGAGGTGTACGCGGTCCACACGGACACCGGCGACACCTTCCGCGCCCGCCACCTGGTGCTGGGCACCGGCACCCCGCCGTACGTCCCCGAGGCGTGCCGGGGCCTGGGCGGCGACGCGATCCACAACTCCCGCTACATGCAGTCCCGCGACGCCCTCAAGGCCAAGAAGTCGATCACCGTGGTGGGCAGCGGCCAGAGCGCGGCGGAGATCTACCACGACCTGCTCTCCGAGATCGACGTCCACGGCTACCGGCTGAACTGGGTGACCCGCTCCCCGCGCTTCTTCCCGCTGGAGTACACCAAGCTCACGCTGGAGATGACCTCCCCGGAGTACGTCGACTACTTCCACGCCCTGCCCGAGGAGACCCGCTACCGGCTGGAGGCCGAGCAGAAGGGCCTGTTCAAGGGCATCAACGGCGACCTCATCGACGGCATCTTCGACCTGCTGTACCAGAAGAGCGTCGAGACCGGCGGCCCGGTCCCCACCCGCCTGATCGCCAACTCCTCGCTGGAGACCGCCTCCTACGACGAGGAGACCGGCACCTACACCCTGGGCCTGCGCCAGCGGGAGCAGGGCAAGGACTACGAGATCCGCACCGAGGGCCTGGTCCTGGCCACCGGCTACAAGTACACCGTCCCGGACTTCCTGGAGCCGGTGCGCGACCGGCTCACCTGGGACGGGCGCGGCCGGTTCGACATCGCCCGCAACTACGCGATCGACGTCACCGGCCGGGGGGTCTTCCTGCAGAACGCCGGCGTGCACGCCCACTCCGTCACCTCGCCGGACCTGGGCATGGGGCCGTACCGCAACTCCTGCATCATCCGCGAGCTGCTGGGGACCGAGTACTACCCCGTCGAGAAGTCCATAGCGTTCCAGGAGTTCGCCGTATGA
- a CDS encoding GNAT family N-acetyltransferase, translating to MSTAGTRASSGIGALTFRPLDPAADAALVHRWVTHPKASYWLMQDHTPEEVEREYAAIAAHPHHDAFLGLHDGEPAFLMERYDPAEVELVGLYDPLPGDVGMHFLVAPTDAPVHGFTRAVITAVMAELFRDPAVRRVVVEPDVRNTAVHALNEAVGFVPVDKITKPEKEALLSVCTREAFEAAAGAAR from the coding sequence ATGAGCACCGCCGGCACCCGCGCCTCCTCGGGCATAGGCGCCCTCACCTTCCGCCCGCTCGACCCGGCCGCCGACGCCGCGCTGGTGCACCGCTGGGTGACCCACCCCAAGGCGTCGTACTGGCTGATGCAGGACCACACGCCGGAGGAGGTCGAGCGGGAGTACGCGGCCATCGCCGCCCACCCGCACCACGACGCCTTCCTCGGCCTGCACGACGGGGAGCCGGCGTTCCTGATGGAGCGCTACGACCCCGCGGAGGTGGAGCTGGTCGGCCTGTACGACCCGCTCCCCGGCGACGTCGGCATGCACTTCCTGGTCGCCCCGACCGACGCCCCGGTCCACGGCTTCACCCGCGCCGTGATCACCGCCGTGATGGCCGAGCTGTTCCGCGACCCGGCGGTGCGGCGGGTCGTCGTCGAGCCGGACGTGCGCAACACCGCCGTCCACGCCCTCAACGAGGCCGTCGGCTTCGTCCCCGTCGACAAGATCACCAAGCCGGAGAAGGAGGCCCTGCTGAGCGTCTGCACCCGCGAGGCGTTCGAGGCCGCCGCAGGAGCCGCCCGATGA